The stretch of DNA CCGCCATCTGCGTCGGGGTCGGCCTCCTCGCGCTCGACATGCTCCGACAGAAGGCGCCGGCGTCCGCCCCTCCGGCTTCGAGCGCGCCGTGAGCCCCTCCCCTTCCCGGCCGCGCTGAATGCACCCCAAGCTCATCTCGATCGGCACGTTCTACCTCCCGACCTACGGGGTGATGCTCGCGATCGCCTACCTCGTCGCGATCTGGCTGCTGACCCGGAAGGCGGAGCGTGAAGGGCTGCCGAAGAACGAGATCTCGGATCTCTCGATCGCGATCCTCGCGGCGGCGATCCTCGGCGCGAAAGTGCTGCTCGCGATCGTCGACTTCAAGGAATACCTCGCCGACCCGGCCAGCGCCTCCGAGCTGATCCGCTCGGGCGGCGTGTTCCAGGGAGGCCTGATCGCCGCGACGGTCGTGGGGCTCTGGTACATCCGCCGGCACCGCCTTCCGATGTGGCGGATCACCGACATGGCCGCGCCGTCGATCGCGCTCGGCGAGGCGATCGGGCGCTGGGGATGCCTCGCCGCGGGGTGCTGCTACGGCAAGCCGACGAACGTCCCCTGGGCGATCACCTTCCGCAACCCGTTCGCGCACGAGGCCGTCGGGACGCCGTTGAACGTCCCGCTCCATCCGACCCAGATCTATCTGTCGTTGAACGCGCTGCTGCTCTTCGCGATCTGCGAGTGGGTCTACCGGCACAAGAAGTTCGACGGCCAGGTGTTCTGGATCTACGTCCTCGGCTACGCGCTGACGCGCGGCATCATCGAGGAGTTCCGGGGCGACCTCGTCCGGGGCTTCGTGGTCCCCGGCGTGCTCTCGACGGCCCAGTTCATCGGGATACTCATGGCGCTCGCCTCGATCGTGATGCTCTTCGTCCTGCGGCGACGGGGAGCGATGGCCGGGCAGGAGGCCTGAATCCCGGCCGCCGGCGACCGCCCCCGCCGGTGACCATCCGCCGCTATTCCGTCGGGCGCGGGACCGCCGGACGCCGGCTCGACCGCTTCCTCGCCGGCGTCTGCGGCGACATCTCCCGCTCCCGCCTCCAGAAGCTCATCGAGGAAGGCGCCGTGCGCGTGGACGGCGTTGTCGAGCTCCGCCCGTCGCGCTCGACGGCGGACGGACAGACGGTGGAGCTCGACGTCCCCGCCGCGCCGCCGAAAACGGCGCTCCTGGCCGAGGACATTCCCCTCGAGATCCTGTTCGAGGACGACCAGCTCCTGATCCTCAACAAGCCGCCGGGCCTCGTCGTCCATCCCGCGCCCGGGCACCATTCCGGGACGGTCGCCAATGCGATCCTCCACCACTGCCGCGAGAACCTTCCCGCCGGAGGCGACCCGCTCCGCCCCGGCATCGTCCATCGCCTCGACCGCGAGACCTCGGGCGCCCTCGTCGTGGCCAAGACCGACCGCGCGCACGAATCGCTCGCGCGGCAGATGAAGAAACGGCAGATCCGGAAAGAGTACGTCGCCCTCGCCGCCGGGCGGCCGCCGCTCCGAAAGGGAGCGATCGCGCTCGCGATCGGGCGCGACCCGAAGGATCGCAAGAAGATGAAGGGCTTCGCCGCGCCCTCCCCGCCCGCGATCCGGGAAGCGAAGACCCTCTACGCGATCGAGCGGGAGTGGCCGGGGCTCGATCTCTCGCTGCTCCGGCTCACGCTCGTCACCGGGCGCACCCACCAGATCCGCGTGCATCTGGCCGCGATCCGCTGCCCGGTCGTCGGCGATCCCGTCTACGGGCGGCCGCGCTACGAGAAGGTGCGCGACGCGGAGCTGAAGAGACGTCTCGCGGAGTTTCCCCGCCAGGCGCTCCACGCCGAACGGATCGCGTTCCGGCATCCGGTCACGGGCGAGACCGTCGACGTCGAAGCGCCCTGGCCGGCGGACCTTCGGGAGCTGGTGGAATCGCTCCCGGCCTGAAAGCGCGGCCCTCGCGATCCCCGGAGGGGCCGCCGCGCCGGCTGCCCTAGGCGCGCGAGGTCGCGGCCGCGCCCTTGAGCAGCGCCGACAGCGGGGTGTAGGGCTTCCCCTGCGCCTGCGCGACCGCCTCGTAGGTGATCCGCCCGTCGTACGTGTTCACGCCGTTGGCGAGGTTCGCGTTCTCCGAGACCGCGCGCGCGAAGCCCTTGCCGGCGAGCTCGAGCGCGTAGCGCAGGGTCGAGTTCGTCAGCGCGAAGGTGGAGGTGCGGGCGACCGCCCCCGGCATGTTCGCGACACAGTAGTGGATCACCCCGTCGATCGTGTACACGGGGTCGGAGTGCGTCGTCGCGTGGGTGGTGGCGAAGCATCCGCCCTGGTCGACCGCGACGTCGACCGCCACGGCCCCCTTCTTCATCACGCCGATCAGCTCTCGCGTCACGAGCTTCGGCGCCGCGGCGCCCGGGATGAGCACGGCGCCGACGAGGAGGTCCGCGCGCCGGCACCCGGCCTCGAGCGTGTGGGGGTTCGACGCGACGGTCTTCACCCGGCCGAGGAAGATGTCGTCGAGCTCGCGCATCCGGTCGGGGGAGGTCTCGAGGATCGTCACGTCCGCCCCCATCCCGGAAGCGATCCGCGCGGCGTTGGTGCCGACGACGCCGCCGCCGATGATCACGACGTCGGCGGGAGGAACGCCCGGCACGCCGGAGAGGAGCACGCCCCGGCCGCCGTTGGACTTCTGGAGGTAGTAGGCGCCGACGTGCACCGACATCCGCCCCGCGACCTCCGACATCGGAGTCAGCAGCGGGAGCGCCCCGTCGCGGCCGGTGATCGTCTCGTAGGCGACCCCGGTCACCTTCCGCTCGAGAAGGACGTCGGTGAGCTTCCCGGCGGGGGCCAGATGCAGGTACGTGTAGAGAATCTGGCCGGCGCGCATCCGCGCGTACTCCGGCTCGATCGGCTCCTTGACCTTCACGATCATCTCCGCGCGCGCGAAGACCTCGTCCGCCGCTGCGACGACCCGCCCGCCCGCCGCGGCGTACTCGGCGTCCTCGATCCCGGAGCCGATGCCGGCGCCCTTCTCGACGATCACCTCGTGCCCCGCCTTCGTCAGCGCGGCGACACCCGCCGGAACGAGCCCGACGCGGTTCTCGTTGTCCTTGATCTCTTTCGGGAGGCCGACGATCATCCTGCCACCTCGCTGTTCATTTCTGGAACCCGCGAGAGTTTAGAGGAAAGCCGGGGTCGGGGGAAGATCCGGCGGGCCAGTTCGGGACGGATCGCGGCGGCTCATCCCCGATCCGCTCCAGGCGCGGTGAGGCGCGAGCCCGGCGGGATGCGGGCGCCCGAGCCCGCGGCCGCGGCGTCCCGGGGCGTACGTTTAGGCCGCGGGTCGTGGCGCACGCGCCCGCCCGGCTCGATGCATCGCCGCGCCTTGCCTACGTGTCGATCTGGGCTTTCTGGAGCCGCCCGGAGAAATCCACGTAGATCGACTTCCACTCCGAGAACACGTCGATCCCCGCGACCCCCGCCTCGCGGTGCCCGTTGCCGGTGTCCTTGACCCCGCCGAACGGGAGGTGGACTTCCGCGCCGATCGTCGCCGCGTTCACGTAGAAGAGCCCGGTCTCGAAGTCGCGCATCGCCGTGAACGCCTTGTTCACGTCGCGCGTGTAGATCGCCCCGGAGAGGCCGTAGGCGACGCCGTTGGCCACGTCGATCCCCTCCTCGAGGGAATCGACCGGGATGATCGTCGTGACCGGCCCGAAGATCTCCTCGCACGAGACGCGCGCGTCGCGACGGGCCTCGAAGATCGTGGGCTCGTGGAACCACCCCTTCGCCCAGGCGCCGTCGGTCAGCTTCCGGCCGCCCGTCAGGAGCTTCCCCTCCCCCCGGCCGATCTCGACGTACTTCGCGACGGTTTCGCGCTGCGACTCCGAGACGCACGGTCCCATGTCGACGCCTTCCTCGAGGCCGTTGCCGACCTTGAGCTTCTTCGCACGCGCGACGAGCCGCCCCTCGAATTCCGCGAGCACGGCGCGATGGACGAGGAGCCGCGACGACGCCGTGCAGCGCTGCCCGGTCGTGCCGAACGCGCCCCACACCGCGCCCTCGACGGCGAGGTCGAGGTCCGCGTCGTCCATGATCAGGATCGCGTTCTTCCCCCCCATCTCGAGATGGAAGCGCTTGTTCTGCTTCGCGCACTCGACGCCGATCGCCTTGCCGACCGAGGTCGACCCGGTGAACGAGATCACGTTCACCTCCGGATGGTGGACGATCGGGTCGCCGACTTCCGAGCCTGTGCCCGTCACGACGTTGAAGACGCCGTCGGGCAGGCCGGCCTCGACGAACACCTTCGCGAGCTCGATGACGGATGCGGGGGTGTCGGTCGCCGGCTTGATCACGATCGTGTTCCCGCAGATCAGCGCCGCCATCGACTTCCACGCCGGAATCGCGATCGGGAAGTTCCAGGGCGTGATGAAGCCGCACACGCCGATGGGATCGCGCACCGCCATCGCGAACTTGTTCGCGAGCTCCGACGGCGCGGTCACGCCGAAGAGGCGTCTTCCCTCGCCGGCGGCGAGGAACGCCATGTCGATCGCCTCCTGAACGTCGCCGCGCGTCTCGACGAGGACCTTCCCCATCTCGCGCGTCATGAGGCGGGCGATCTCCTCCTTGCGCCGCTTGAGGATGTCGCCCGCGGCGAACAGGAACTCGGCCCGCTTGGGCGCCGGGGTGAGCCGCCAGGCGCGATACGCCTTGCGCGCCGCCGCGACGGCGTCGTCGACGTCCTTTGCCGTGGATCTCTGGTACCGGCCGACCCGGTCGTCCCGGTCCGCGGGGTTTCGATTCTCGAAGGTTTTTCCGGAGGCCGAGGGGACCCAGCGTCCCCCGATGAAATTCAGGTCGTCGCTGCCGCTCATTTGCTCTCGTGCACGGGGGCGGGCGGCGCCGCCGGTCTGCCGGGCTCCGGGCCGCGCCCGCCTTCGGGGCGCGTGCTCATGTCGACGTTGCCGCGGAAGTGCGCCCCTTCCGAGATGACGATCTTCGGCGCCCGGATGTTCCCCTCGAGCGACGCCGAAGCGAGGAGCTCGACGCGCTCGTCGGCCGTGACGTCTCCCTTCACTTTGCCGGCGATCGTCACGTTCTTGGCGTGGATCTTCGCGTCGGCCGTCCCCGCGCTCGAAATCACGAGGTCCTTCTTGAGCAGAATCGTCCCCTCGACTCGGCCGAGGATCTCGACGTCCTCGTCTCCGGAAATCTCGCCCACGACCTTGATCTGGCTTCCGATCACGGTTTTTCCTCCCTTGCTGGCGACGGATGGAGCGGGACGGGACGGCGGGGGTTGCGGCGCCGGCGCTCCCGGGGGCGTCGGCGGCCTGTCGGCGGGTTTTCCACTGAATAACGCCATAAGGCGGTCGAGTGTAGCAAAGTCCGGCGGGAGGGAAACCCGCCCAAAGGTCAGGATCTCAATATGATTGCCGCGTGCGCGTCCTCTTTCTCGCCGCCGAAGCGGCGCCGCTCGCCAAGGTCGGGGGCCTGGGAGACGTCGCCGGGTCCCTTCCGCGCGCGCTCGCCGCTCTCGGCCTCGACGTTCGCGTCGCGATTCCCGACGCGACGCCGGTCGAGGAGCGCGGCTTCGCGCCCGTGCCGGTCGCCCGCTTCTCGGTCCCGTCCGCCCACGGCGCGGAGGGGGCGTCGGTCGCGCGGGTGGAGGCGGACGGCTTCCCGTTCTTCCTCGTGGGAGGATCGCCGATACCGCGCCATGGCCGCGTGTACGGAAGGGGGATCGACGAGGACGGCCCGAAGTTCGCGTTCTTCTCCCGCGCGGCGCTGGAGTTCTGCCGGCACTCCGGGTGGCAGCCGGATCTCGTTCATTGCCACGACTCGCATGCGGCGCCCGCCGCGGCCTGGCTCTCCGAAGCGTCCGGCGATCCGTTCTTTCGCGGGACGGCGTCGCTCCTGACGATCCACAACCTCCCGTACATGGGAACGGGCGCCGACGCGGCGCTCGCCGACTACGGCATCCCGGTCACGGGCGACGGCCTTCCCGACTGGGCGCGCGGCGCGCTTCTTCCCGTGGGGATCGCCCGCGCCGACGAGATCAGCACCGTCAGTCCGACCTACGCGCGGGAGATCCTCACGCCGGAATTCGGATGCGGCCTCGACGGGCTCCTGCGCTCCCGCTCGGACCGCCTCTCGGGCATCCTGAACGGCATCGACCTCGCCGTCTGGGATCCGGCCGCCGATCCCGCGCTCGCCCGCCCGTTCGACGCCGGCCGCCTCGACGCGAGGCGCGAAAACCGCGAAGCCCTCCGGCGGGAGCTGGGGCTCGATCCCGACCCGCAGGCGCCGATCGTCGGCGTCGTCGCCCGTCTCGACCACCAGAAAGGGTTCGACGCCGCGGCGCCCGCGCTCGCGCGCTGGCTCGGCTCGGGCGGGCAACTCGCGGTGCTCGGCTCCGGCGATGCCGCGATCGAATCGCGCCTGGCCGAGCTCGCGGCCGCGCATCCGTCGCGGGCGGCGGTGCGGTTCCGGTTCGACCCCGATCTCGCCCGCAGGATCTACGCCGGGTCCGACCTGTTCCTGATCCCCTCCCGGTACGAGCCCTGCGGCCTCACCCAGATGATCGCGATGCGGTACGGCTCCGTGCCGGTCGCCCGCGACACGGGAGGGCTCTCCGACACGATCCGCGACGCCGCGGGGCCCGACGGGACGGGCTTCCTCTTCGGCCCCCTCGACGCGGAGGCGGTCTCCGGCGCGCTCGAACGCGCCCGCGCGATGCACCGGCGTCCGGCACAGTGGCGGGCGCTCGTTCTCCGCGCGATGGCGCAGGACTTCTCCTGGACGCGGTCCGCCCGCGCCTACGCGGCGCTGTACGATCGGGCCGCGGCGCGGCGGCAGGAGAGCGTCGCCCGA from Thermoanaerobaculia bacterium encodes:
- a CDS encoding polymer-forming cytoskeletal protein, giving the protein MIGSQIKVVGEISGDEDVEILGRVEGTILLKKDLVISSAGTADAKIHAKNVTIAGKVKGDVTADERVELLASASLEGNIRAPKIVISEGAHFRGNVDMSTRPEGGRGPEPGRPAAPPAPVHESK
- a CDS encoding aldehyde dehydrogenase family protein gives rise to the protein MSGSDDLNFIGGRWVPSASGKTFENRNPADRDDRVGRYQRSTAKDVDDAVAAARKAYRAWRLTPAPKRAEFLFAAGDILKRRKEEIARLMTREMGKVLVETRGDVQEAIDMAFLAAGEGRRLFGVTAPSELANKFAMAVRDPIGVCGFITPWNFPIAIPAWKSMAALICGNTIVIKPATDTPASVIELAKVFVEAGLPDGVFNVVTGTGSEVGDPIVHHPEVNVISFTGSTSVGKAIGVECAKQNKRFHLEMGGKNAILIMDDADLDLAVEGAVWGAFGTTGQRCTASSRLLVHRAVLAEFEGRLVARAKKLKVGNGLEEGVDMGPCVSESQRETVAKYVEIGRGEGKLLTGGRKLTDGAWAKGWFHEPTIFEARRDARVSCEEIFGPVTTIIPVDSLEEGIDVANGVAYGLSGAIYTRDVNKAFTAMRDFETGLFYVNAATIGAEVHLPFGGVKDTGNGHREAGVAGIDVFSEWKSIYVDFSGRLQKAQIDT
- the lgt gene encoding prolipoprotein diacylglyceryl transferase — translated: MHPKLISIGTFYLPTYGVMLAIAYLVAIWLLTRKAEREGLPKNEISDLSIAILAAAILGAKVLLAIVDFKEYLADPASASELIRSGGVFQGGLIAATVVGLWYIRRHRLPMWRITDMAAPSIALGEAIGRWGCLAAGCCYGKPTNVPWAITFRNPFAHEAVGTPLNVPLHPTQIYLSLNALLLFAICEWVYRHKKFDGQVFWIYVLGYALTRGIIEEFRGDLVRGFVVPGVLSTAQFIGILMALASIVMLFVLRRRGAMAGQEA
- the ald gene encoding alanine dehydrogenase, with product MIVGLPKEIKDNENRVGLVPAGVAALTKAGHEVIVEKGAGIGSGIEDAEYAAAGGRVVAAADEVFARAEMIVKVKEPIEPEYARMRAGQILYTYLHLAPAGKLTDVLLERKVTGVAYETITGRDGALPLLTPMSEVAGRMSVHVGAYYLQKSNGGRGVLLSGVPGVPPADVVIIGGGVVGTNAARIASGMGADVTILETSPDRMRELDDIFLGRVKTVASNPHTLEAGCRRADLLVGAVLIPGAAAPKLVTRELIGVMKKGAVAVDVAVDQGGCFATTHATTHSDPVYTIDGVIHYCVANMPGAVARTSTFALTNSTLRYALELAGKGFARAVSENANLANGVNTYDGRITYEAVAQAQGKPYTPLSALLKGAAATSRA
- a CDS encoding RluA family pseudouridine synthase; translated protein: MTIRRYSVGRGTAGRRLDRFLAGVCGDISRSRLQKLIEEGAVRVDGVVELRPSRSTADGQTVELDVPAAPPKTALLAEDIPLEILFEDDQLLILNKPPGLVVHPAPGHHSGTVANAILHHCRENLPAGGDPLRPGIVHRLDRETSGALVVAKTDRAHESLARQMKKRQIRKEYVALAAGRPPLRKGAIALAIGRDPKDRKKMKGFAAPSPPAIREAKTLYAIEREWPGLDLSLLRLTLVTGRTHQIRVHLAAIRCPVVGDPVYGRPRYEKVRDAELKRRLAEFPRQALHAERIAFRHPVTGETVDVEAPWPADLRELVESLPA
- a CDS encoding glycogen synthase, yielding MRVLFLAAEAAPLAKVGGLGDVAGSLPRALAALGLDVRVAIPDATPVEERGFAPVPVARFSVPSAHGAEGASVARVEADGFPFFLVGGSPIPRHGRVYGRGIDEDGPKFAFFSRAALEFCRHSGWQPDLVHCHDSHAAPAAAWLSEASGDPFFRGTASLLTIHNLPYMGTGADAALADYGIPVTGDGLPDWARGALLPVGIARADEISTVSPTYAREILTPEFGCGLDGLLRSRSDRLSGILNGIDLAVWDPAADPALARPFDAGRLDARRENREALRRELGLDPDPQAPIVGVVARLDHQKGFDAAAPALARWLGSGGQLAVLGSGDAAIESRLAELAAAHPSRAAVRFRFDPDLARRIYAGSDLFLIPSRYEPCGLTQMIAMRYGSVPVARDTGGLSDTIRDAAGPDGTGFLFGPLDAEAVSGALERARAMHRRPAQWRALVLRAMAQDFSWTRSARAYAALYDRAAARRQESVAR